In the genome of Bacillota bacterium, one region contains:
- the lepB gene encoding signal peptidase I — protein MRSAPSRGGGRSAHGRREPARSSAGSGLASALVELMKTVGGAAVLALLIMTFVARAFTVDGPSMMPTLHDGEKLMVDKLTYRFREPQRGEIVVFRYPMNPREHFIKRVIAVPGDWVETRDGRVYLNGTALDEPYLDAPTLHHYGPVQVSPGHYFVMGDNRNNSEDSRDPRVGFVPRELIEGRAVWRYWPLPRMSIIRTPSTFTSVASPPPGAAQAAPATP, from the coding sequence ATGCGTTCCGCTCCTTCCCGGGGAGGCGGGAGGTCGGCTCATGGGCGGCGGGAGCCGGCCAGGAGCAGCGCCGGGTCGGGCCTAGCGTCCGCCCTGGTGGAGCTGATGAAGACCGTAGGCGGCGCCGCGGTGCTGGCCCTGCTCATCATGACCTTCGTCGCCCGCGCCTTTACGGTGGATGGGCCGTCCATGATGCCCACGTTGCACGACGGCGAGAAGCTCATGGTCGACAAGCTGACCTACCGCTTCCGCGAGCCGCAGCGCGGCGAGATCGTGGTCTTTCGCTACCCCATGAATCCCCGGGAGCACTTCATCAAGCGAGTCATCGCCGTACCTGGAGACTGGGTCGAGACGCGGGATGGCCGGGTGTACCTGAACGGCACGGCGCTGGATGAGCCGTACCTGGACGCGCCGACGCTCCATCACTACGGTCCCGTGCAGGTCTCGCCGGGGCACTACTTCGTGATGGGCGACAACCGCAACAACAGTGAGGACAGCCGAGACCCCCGGGTGGGCTTCGTCCCGCGGGAACTCATCGAAGGGCGGGCCGTGTGGCGCTACTGGCCGCTTCCGAGGATGAGCATCATCAGGACGCCTTCCACCTTCACGAGCGTGGCGTCCCCGCCGCCGGGCGCGGCGCAGGCAGCCCCCGCCACTCCATGA
- a CDS encoding LysM domain-containing protein, which yields MSERSEDLLWRKGPSDLPPGEEPGAERTQLVGQEGHAQAGLPRIYVARDVMAAVESWARRPGLEASAGVLMGRALVNRAGQRFVLIDGAIEAPEVEAASRSVKFTPRAWKSLRAAAGSGFANREIIGWFHSRPDEPLYLSPYETFVHQTHFGAPWQVALVFDPASGQHAFWGWNGEVLDRAVGFRLWEAPASVTLSARDLERLGHYSQPVEQAAAAREGTPAAGPWERGTWPVSRAQALAASRRGRGAAAARPAWQQVTRAIQGITVLVLVFVGAMMARWGVEQVWPRFAGGPPQPAQEVIGGGPATPVVPQLPPKPGQAASPATPAAPAPSPPSGSAPPSAPEGSAAPALESYEVQPGDTLWAIAERFYGDPEAYRWLAQANGIGDPNLLRPGQRLVLPPQGDQRPRRK from the coding sequence CGGTCGGAGGACTTACTTTGGCGAAAAGGACCTTCCGACCTGCCGCCCGGTGAGGAGCCCGGCGCCGAGCGCACCCAGTTGGTGGGCCAGGAGGGCCACGCGCAGGCAGGCCTTCCCCGCATCTACGTTGCCAGGGACGTGATGGCTGCCGTGGAGTCCTGGGCGCGCCGGCCCGGGCTGGAGGCGTCGGCCGGGGTGCTGATGGGGCGGGCGCTCGTCAACCGGGCCGGGCAGCGGTTCGTGCTCATCGACGGGGCCATCGAGGCACCCGAGGTGGAGGCGGCCAGCCGGTCGGTCAAGTTCACCCCCCGGGCCTGGAAGAGCCTGCGGGCGGCCGCCGGGTCGGGCTTCGCCAACCGTGAGATCATCGGGTGGTTCCACTCGCGGCCGGACGAACCGCTGTACCTCTCTCCTTACGAAACGTTCGTCCACCAGACACACTTCGGCGCCCCGTGGCAGGTGGCGCTGGTCTTCGACCCCGCCAGCGGGCAGCACGCGTTCTGGGGGTGGAACGGCGAGGTCCTCGACCGGGCGGTTGGCTTCCGCCTCTGGGAGGCACCCGCGTCCGTCACCCTGAGCGCCCGGGACCTCGAACGCCTGGGCCACTACTCCCAGCCGGTCGAGCAGGCAGCCGCGGCCCGGGAGGGTACGCCCGCCGCCGGGCCCTGGGAACGCGGTACCTGGCCCGTGAGCCGTGCGCAGGCCCTCGCCGCCAGCCGCCGGGGGCGTGGCGCCGCAGCGGCTCGCCCGGCCTGGCAGCAGGTCACGAGGGCCATCCAGGGTATCACGGTGCTGGTGCTGGTCTTCGTGGGCGCCATGATGGCGCGCTGGGGGGTCGAACAGGTCTGGCCCCGTTTTGCCGGAGGCCCGCCCCAGCCCGCCCAGGAGGTCATCGGGGGCGGCCCGGCAACGCCGGTCGTGCCGCAGCTTCCGCCCAAACCGGGACAGGCGGCTTCCCCCGCGACCCCGGCTGCGCCTGCGCCGTCACCCCCTTCGGGTTCGGCGCCGCCGTCCGCTCCCGAGGGCAGCGCCGCACCGGCGCTGGAAAGCTACGAGGTCCAGCCCGGCGACACGCTGTGGGCCATCGCCGAACGCTTCTACGGGGACCCCGAGGCGTACCGGTGGCTTGCGCAGGCGAACGGGATCGGCGATCCGAACCTGCTCAGGCCCGGGCAGCGTTTGGTGCTGCCGCCGCAGGGCGATCAGAGGCCGCGGCGCAAGTAG